AGGAATGAAACAACAGTTAGCATTTTGGTTATTCTTACAGTTTAGTGGTGACCTGTGCTTACTCTACATACAGCTTATGAATCTAGAATACTTGAACAGAAACAGTGGAGGTGATTAATCAGTAGTATCTATGAGAATGCTGTGTTTTCTATATGTTTTGGTCACTCACTCTTGGAGTGGTAGcatcttttcccctccccattcttttagtttaaatgtttctttttttcaggattGCAGTCTAGTATCTATGAtcacaaaataatatttgtgaAGAATGGGCAATTTGgtattaaaaggaagaaaaggtgaaaagaaaagcaatttttctgttATGTATGGATTTGTTTTTATGGTTAGTTTTACggtgtgggattttttaattgctCATCTCTGGAGTTGTATCTACATTGATCCTTGTTGAAATCCATCATTGGAACACTTCTGTACTATTCATTTTGGTCTGTGGTGCTGAACAGTTGACTAAGCTATAGTGTTTATATTGTGAGGAAGACAGCTTTCAACTGATCATATTCCAGCTCGTAATTCAGGAGGAAGCAAATTGCATCAACGCAATAGTCAGCAagcttttcttgaaaaatgaaagaaaaagttctcAGCAAAACTCTTTTTCCTAAAGCAATATTGCTGGGATAAATTGAATATTCAGCTTTTGACTTACAGTGTGCAATGCAGTTCAGTAGAAGAAAGTTGTGCTCAGTTGCACTTCCACACTGGTATAATGGGATCCTCTCAATAACATACAACAAAACTACTGGGAACAAAGTGTCCTGCTGATGGGATGTATTGTCTCTATCTACCTGAGTAAGAAGTGTGGTGTGATAAAAGATTTACTGAGTACTGAGGATCTAACTTTCATGCTGTGTCTGACTGCTCTGGGTTTTTACTTTATAGCAATAGTCTTGTCCTTTGatctgaaaacacttttttataaAAGCATGTCCTCTGCTTTAGTTTCACCTAAAATTAATCCAGTTCAGTGCATCCTAATCACTTTTTGAGAAGCTGATTCTGTGTTCTTAGTCTGTAGTTAATGAAGGACATAGCTGGTTCCCAAACAAACCAGTTTAACCTTAGGGTAAAAAGTGCTGCATCATTCAATGTCTGTTAAGAAATACAGGTAGGAAGCATATCTAATTTAATGACAAAACATGAAGgtgaaaaaagacaaattatcACATGGAATTCTGGTGTCTTAGTTTCTACAGCTACTCTTTGGATCAGTACTTTGTTGTCatcatttaaaatttcttgcaGAATCCTAATCAAACTGATAACAAGTTTGTACACCTTACATCTCAACACAGTTCATAGGCCACAGGCTCAAGAATGGCAACTTGGATTATTACAGGCACATAAAAACTACATAGTCTTTATGTGCATGTAATAATCATTTGTCTGAAAACATCTGTGAGTGTTTAAATGGTAGCGATGTTATAATTTCTAGATTTGCTAGACATTTCTCATTAATATGTTGGATTGAGGTGCTGCAATTGCCATTTGATCATACTTCAAGTTGATCAGTGGGATACTTCATGAATTAAGTacttgtcttggtttgaaaaggaaggtgtctgctaaggaaggcagaaacctcttctgaaatggaaaaatgtaaaccaatccccccaaattattataatcttgaaatccaggggctctcaggcaaagatatgggaacaggaataacagttcttcaCTAGgagaattaaaatcaaaatgaagaagtacaaaaaaaagaaaaccaacaaaaaaccaacccactgacagagtcagaacaCAGCCTGGCACCCTGTTGggcagggtgttggtagcagtccagTTAAATGTGGCTGCAatcctcctggagtgacagatgtggttctgttgaagcaaagATCCTGTAGAAGGAtgagttttcctctgaagttctgtggtgtagatgggtctggtCTCTCTCTTCTGGGAATTCAGTGGACAAAGGCTGCTGTGGTGTTCCAAATCTCCAAAGATTCACAGGTTGAGGTGTTTGGCTCctcccctgggtggagcatctcctgatgggatgatgtaattttatcagtcctgcagtgagactcagtGGCCCATTAAGAGAAGAGATCCCCagttatgagggatgggtcctggaagagataaagaacactgccccagcTGGTTTCAACACagtaatagaatacatacttctGGTTACATCTTTCATTGCAGCCCAAGACAGTTGGACATTGGTCAGTTCTGCTATTACTGAACACATGGGATTACTAAGAACTTTGGTGATTTTGCATAATTGAGAATATCTTTAATTTCACAAActattttagatttaaattaaatacaaaaatatgtattaggaaataatattttaagaagtagttgtttttttgctttttttcattttgcaattaTACAAATAGCAAATATGCATGCCTGTGTAAACGTCTTCTCTGTAAAACATGGGATTATTAGTAGATAATTTGGGTTTTGATACAGCTTTGCTTTAGATAACTGGTGCTTGTAAAGCTTGGAAATGCTTGCCAGAAAACACCAAGTTCTCATGGCACATGGAAACATTAACTATGATCAGAAGTAATGTGAGTCTTAGAGCTGTAGTACTTGAGCGTTTTTCCATGAAGGATTTGTTTCCAGTCTGTGTGTTTAAGTTATACCTTGTTTAATCAACTGCACAACCTGGTCTCCATCTAGTAGTTTGTAAAATGTGTGTGATAGTTCATGTGAGAAGACAGAACACTTGCATGGGCTGTGTCTTGCCAGTGCACTTCACCCTAATTTCAGAACCTGCACCCTACTACATTTTCATCCTGTTACATAAGTGCTCTCTTTTTTCACTCCTATTTTACAAGTTCATGGCTACTGCACATCCTCTGTGCTGACGTGATACCATTGGGTGCATTCACATGAAAAATGAGTACCTAGAGgttaattacagaaaaaattaagtaatgCATTTGGGACATAGCAATGTGCCAGACTTCATCCTGTTCTAAAATGATCCGTGTGTTATTTTATATAGTAGATTAATCactgtttttttgtctttgtgatAATGAAAGTAATCCTTTCAATCTGCTTTTCTAAGAGACTGTTCTAGTTCTATTCAAGAACTTAGGTGTTTCAGAATAACCACTAATGTAAGAGTTTGGAAATACAAATGAGGGATGTGAATGTATTCTGCTCTCTGGCACTGCCAAGAGAATGTCACATTGCATTTGATGCCTGTCTTGAGTCATACTGGTCTGGAATCAAATCCTTCATAAGTTCAGTTTCACAAAGCAGCATTTATGAGAAAATAGACATCATGAACTCTTAGGAAAAAGTTTCCAGGAACTGAAAGAGTTTGGGGTTCAGTATTCTAGATTGGAGATACTGTCACTCAGCTGAGAATATCAAAAAGAGTACTGTTGGTTTTATAAGCACttgaggagggaaaagaaataggCTAGATAGTTCTCAGCCCTCTTCTGTGGGAAGTATTGAGTGTACCTTACTGAACTAATTTTGGAATATAAAAGGAATGTTAGCATAGTTGATAATATTATAGCTGGTGTTAACAAAATGCTGTCCATAGAAGATTATGAAGTATACACTACCAGTACTTTAATATACATACCAATATTTCAGTCCTTTGAGGAAAAATTGGATTGTCTTTGCAATATGCATGTCAGTGATAGCTCCAGATCTGTTACAGGGTTGTTGACATGGTTGGTTTATAACAGGATGAAAGTACAGTGCTTCATTGTAGCATAGATTTCATTTTGTAAATACATAGTGTTATAGGTAACTTAAAGCATAGTTTTAAAGGGAATGCAAGTGCACACACTCAGACTGCTCcattaacttaattttttaaaaaaaaacaacccccgAAAATACCTTGAAATTCCTCAGACATTCCTCATTActagtgttttattttatttatttttttttgtagacaTCTGCAGAGCAATTGAGTTGCtggaaaaattacagagaagTGGAGAAGTGCCACCACAAAAGCTACAGGCATTGCAAAGAGTCCTTCAAAGTGAATTCTGCAATGCTGTGAGAGAGGTAAGTTGATGTAAGCAGTTACCTTCAGTTAAAGACCAGTGTgatttaccttttcctttttatgctCAGTGCAGTAAACTGATTTTGAACTTCATAAAGCTGTATTGAATTTACAGAGCTTCATAGAACAAAccttattttaaagtaatttgaaaataaactaatttgGGACACCATAGGTGTATAAAATAATGGCTTAGTAGCAGATCACTTCTTAAAGGTTCTTTTGAGAGTCTGTCCTTCCTGGCAGCTAGCAGGGTGTTATCCTGTTGGTATGTAAGAACAGACAAAGTACCAATTGCctatattattttaaagccaAATCCATGCCATCTTTAGGTGGAGTCTTGTGCCACCTCATCTTCATTCCAGGTATTCTTTTGGAGACTTTCAGGTGATTGGATGTGCTATTTGTATTACTTATGTTAATACTAATGATTACAGCTggaatgactttaaaaaatctgtttgtagACACAGGTGTCATCTTGATGTTTTCATCCTGTTGAGGACACTGTACTTAAAATTGCTTAGCAAGTGCAAATGGTTGTCAAGGAGATGATGTGGGTTAGCCTTCAGTGCAAGCACTTCCTTAGCATTAGTATTCTTATTGTCTCTGTGTTTTCaatcctattttttctttaaatattcaatTAGTTACTAAAGTTGAAGGAAAATTTGGGAGTTTGTTGGGAGGGAGGGGTTTGGATGATTTGGGTCAGCAAAGCCTTGAAGAGCTGCCCTTGAGTGGTTTTGTGTGCATCCATATTAAAGAATTCCAGCTTGAATCAAGCAAGAGAAAATAGTCATCATGCCTTGAGTCAGGCATGCAAGCCTAGCCATAAGTATTTCCAAAGTCTGGTGAAGTCTGAATACTGTGGAAAGAGAGAAGACTTTGGTTGAGACTGAGCAATAAAAATGCTGAGAGATTTGTTTCTTCATAGAATGTTAGATTGCCTGTTCTTGTTGTGAATCAGGGAGTAACATTAAAGGTGTGTGCTTTTAATTTACACAGTTTTGAGTTGCACCTGATATTTTGTTGCATTACCTAAGCAGAAAAATATCCGTTTTACTCATCCTGAAACTGTTTTGTCTCTAAAGGTGTATGAACACGTATATGAAACTGTGGATATCAGCAGTAGCCCAGAAGTTAGAGCTAATGCAACAGCAAAGGTAAAAGCCAAACTATAACTTGCAAAAACTTCAGAAGCAGAAGATTATATAAAATTCAGAAGGATATTATCTAGATGTCTGATAAAATGGATAAGCTTAACAGGTTATTCAAAGCTGTAGTGagacttgttttaaaatttcttcaatTTCCGTTTTATTCTTGgacttctgaatttttcatgCTAGCGTTGGTGTGTAATTTCCTGACATAGGGAATTAATTGTCTCATTTGTCTTAACATTTAAGTACTTTgagataaaatacattttcagccTGCCCACTGTGTCTAGCTGAAGGAACtgtttaatttctaataaatgagaaaatcttGTTTCTCACAGGCCACAGTAGCTGCATTTGCTGCTAGTGAAGGTCATTCTCATCCCAGAGTGGTTGAACTACCCAAAACTGAAGAAGGTCTTGGCTTCAACATCATGGGAGGCAAAGAACAAAACTCTCCAATTTATATCTCTCGAATTATCCCTGGAGGTATAGCTGACAGACACGGAGGCCTGAAACGTGGAGACCAGCTGCTTTCTGTAAACGGAGTGGTAGGAACTGgtttcctcttttctttgtgTAGCAGTAACTGCTTGTTTCCACTTGAGGGGGCACCAAGAATACACATGGCACAAGCTCGTTGTGTCTTCTAATCTTGGCAGAAtactttctttttgttctcaCAAAACAAATTTGCTTAGGCTTCTGTAGACTTGTGTGCATTGAGAGTTTTAGGATTATGCTTTGGTTATCTGTCTCAAGAAGGAGCTGTACATAGATATCAGTATTTCAGATTCCAAGGAGTTATATAAATGTAGTGAAAGAATTTTGTAAAATACAAACTGCCTTCCTTTTTCATCAAAGTTTCATGATGCAGATTTTTACTAATAAAGTTTTCTGCACCTGCTAAGGTAGGTAGTAAATTATGCTATGTTGCTTTTGGCTGACAAGattctcattttttcccagtaaaaatGCTACTGCATTTTCACATGATGAAAACTGTAATGAGATGGAACTACAAAATAGTGTTACCTtgtatggtatttttttttccttccacttaaCTATACTGAGCTTCAGAAGCAGactttttattgtattttaagaaatatatgtCTTAAGTGCtgatgtggatttttttttttattttagtaagtATCTTCTTCTGAAGTATTAACAATACAAAAAgtaaaactggaaagaaaaggttatGGGCAGGCTTTGACTTGAGACAGCTTTCAGTCAAATGCATGTAAATATCTCCTAAACACTTGCTTTTATTTACAGAGAGGCTCTATGCAGGcttaaaattaatattctcaTCATTACGTCTGtaaaccaaattttattttagggcTGAGGGTCAAGCTAGATTCTGGGGATTTTTGACTTTTGAAAGGAATAGTGACTGAGTACAGACACTGTATATCTGTACTGTAAGACCTGGTTAGCACAAATCTCTGAGATACTTGACTCCTGACTATTACCTGGGAGTCCAGCTGTCCTTTTCAAGAGACATATCAGAAATCATAGCTGTAGGGATGCAATTGTCCTTCCCTTGGCCTTCTGTTATTAGGAAACATTGAGGGACTGGTGCAAAACTCTCTTGAGATGAGTCCTTCCTCACCCACACACTCTTAAAGACAACAAAACCACCGCTCCACCCAAAAGTGAACCCGATCATCAGGCAGTTAGTACAGCTAACAGTGactctgtgtgtgcctgcacatgtataaatacatatagCTGTTGTAAGAATACAAATGAATGGGTG
This sequence is a window from Parus major isolate Abel chromosome 5, Parus_major1.1, whole genome shotgun sequence. Protein-coding genes within it:
- the LIN7C gene encoding protein lin-7 homolog C is translated as MGPGRDKEHCPSWFQHSNRIHTSGYIFHCSPRQLDIDICRAIELLEKLQRSGEVPPQKLQALQRVLQSEFCNAVREVYEHVYETVDISSSPEVRANATAKATVAAFAASEGHSHPRVVELPKTEEGLGFNIMGGKEQNSPIYISRIIPGGIADRHGGLKRGDQLLSVNGVSVEGEHHEKAVELLKAAQGKVKLVVRYTPKVLEEMESRFEKMRSAKRRQQN